TCTCAACACGGCTCCAAACCATACAGAGCAATCGTCGCCCATCGTGATTTCGCCTGCAAGCGTTACGTTTTCAGAGAAATAACATCCCTTTCCCCATTTGGGTTCTTTACCGTTTACGGATTTTATAAGTGCCATAATATTTTTAGAGTCAAAGTTTATTCATACTATTATATTAAGGTATTCAGTTGTCAGATGACTTACCGACAGAATGAATCGTCCAGTCTTTCCGGAAAAACCAACCATTCAGAATACGCTGACAAAATTCTGCATTTTTTCTGAATTGAGCAAACAAATCCAGATGTTTCGCAAACAGTCTTGAAATTATCACATTCAATACAGGATGATTCAGCGATATACGTACTTTAAAATTCCATCATACATTGTTGAAAATTGCTTTCACAACGTGCAAATTCTAATTTAGAATACAAAATATTTCGATAAAATATAATAATCTCATATTGAATGCGTTTACACAATAAACAACTCTCTTAATTTATAGACTAGCCTATGATAGAATTATTTACACAAGAAGAATTGACACCGTCAAAAAAGACTTTGGACTTCATACGCCAGTTTGCATACACCTGCCGTTCAATAAAAGTCAATGGTCGTGTTGAAACATACAGTCTTAATTAAATCTTATGAAAACATTAGTATCGCCTTCATTGCTCTCTGCCGATTTTCTGCATTTGGACAGAGATATTGAAATGATTAATAACAGTGATGCCGACTATATTCACATGGATGTTATGGATGGTGTCTTTGTTCCCAACATTTCTTTCGGCTTTCCAATCCTCGAGACTGTGGGAAAAGTCTGCAAGAAACCGATGGACGTTCATTTTATGATTGTTCATCCCGAGAACTATATTCAGCAAACAGCCGACACGGGTGCTGCGATTATGAGCGTTCACGTGGAAACCTGTCCACACCTTCATCGTACCGTTCAGCAAATTCACCAAGCAGGGATGAAAGCCGGCGTGGTATTGAATCCGTCCACACCTGTTTCGCAACTTGAGGACATTATCGAAGATGTAGACCTTGTGCTCCTTATGAGCGTAAACCCGGGTTTTGGAGGCCAGAAGTTCATCGAAGGAACTATCAACAAAGTCAAGCGACTTCGTGAACTGATTGCAAAGAGCGGCAGCAAGGCAATCATCGAGGTGGATGGCGGCGTACAGGCAGAAACAGCTCCACGACTTGTAGAGGCCGGAACAGATATGCTCGTAAGCGGCAGTTATGTGTTCAAGGCGGCAGACCCTATTGAAACTATTCATTCTCTCAAGATGTTATAAAAAGAGAGTAAATCAATGATAACAAGGAACGGGCAAACAAGCTGTTTTACACGCTTGTTTGCCCGTCCTTTTATTGATATATACCATTAAGATGGAGTATAAATCATCTGCCGACCCGTCCTAACATCTCCCAATCAACTGCCTATAACGCCAACTGCAGGCTGACATCGTGCTCACGCACCATTCTTCTCAGGTTCAGAATAGCATAGCGCATACGCCCAAGACTTGTATTAATGCTCACGCCCGTTGTTTCCGCAATTTCCTTGAACGACATTTCCTGATAGAAACGCATAAACACCACTTCACGCTGAGAGGCTGGAAGATGGTTCATCATCTTCTTAATGTCCTGTAAAGTCTGCGTATTCACAAACTCATTCTCAATATTTCCAATCTGCACATCAACTGAACCGATGTTTGAAAGGTCGTTTTCCCTCGGTGCCTCCACCAACTTGTCGGCCTTCTGCGCACGATACCAGTCCATAATAACATTATGGGCGATACGCATTGTCCACGCACTGAATTTGCCGCTTGGCGAATATTTACCTTCCTGAAGTTTGGTAATGACCTTCACGAAAGTTTCCTGAAATATATCATCAGCAGTATCGCGGTCACGAACCACAAAGAGTATATAGGCAAAAAGTTTAGACTGATTGCGAGACAACAATAAATCGAACGCCCTGTTGTCTCCATTAGTATAGGACAAGGCCAATTCTTCATCCGACATCTTATTCAGATTCTTCATTCCTTAAGATAGTTTTAAATTAAGTAATGTTGCTTCGATAGGCAGAATTTATTTAATTTTGAACCGATTTATTGTATTTTAGTTTGCAAATATAGAAAAATTTATCATTTCAGACAAACTTTTAACAATAAATCTGCGTCCTTTTCGTTGTTCAGTCCATCAACTCATAGCCCCAAATATCTTTTTTCATACCGGGAATACCTAAATATTTCTGTTTCTTGCCATAGAATCTTGCCCGCTTTCCATAGTTCTCCGGATGATCACAAAGGGCAAAAATCTCTTT
The Prevotella sp. HUN102 genome window above contains:
- the rpe gene encoding ribulose-phosphate 3-epimerase; protein product: MKTLVSPSLLSADFLHLDRDIEMINNSDADYIHMDVMDGVFVPNISFGFPILETVGKVCKKPMDVHFMIVHPENYIQQTADTGAAIMSVHVETCPHLHRTVQQIHQAGMKAGVVLNPSTPVSQLEDIIEDVDLVLLMSVNPGFGGQKFIEGTINKVKRLRELIAKSGSKAIIEVDGGVQAETAPRLVEAGTDMLVSGSYVFKAADPIETIHSLKML
- a CDS encoding sigma-70 family RNA polymerase sigma factor — translated: MKNLNKMSDEELALSYTNGDNRAFDLLLSRNQSKLFAYILFVVRDRDTADDIFQETFVKVITKLQEGKYSPSGKFSAWTMRIAHNVIMDWYRAQKADKLVEAPRENDLSNIGSVDVQIGNIENEFVNTQTLQDIKKMMNHLPASQREVVFMRFYQEMSFKEIAETTGVSINTSLGRMRYAILNLRRMVREHDVSLQLAL